ATGACAAAGCCTGGGTCGCGCAATTGATCGAGGAAGTCGGCCTCAAGGGGTTCGCCCAGGCGCTGCCCAAGGCATTGTCCGGCGGCATGGCGCAACGGGTGGCAATCGCCCGTGGCCTGTATTCGCGCCCGCAGGTGTTGCTGCTCGACGAGCCGTTCAGCGCGGTGGATGCCTTCACCCGCATGAAACTGCAGGACTTGCTGCTGCAACTGGCTGAGCACCATGCCATTGCGTTATTGCTGGTGACCCATGATGTGGACGAGGCGCTGTACCTGAGTGATCGGGTGCTGGTGATGGACAACCGCCCGAGCAGCATCCGCCAGGAACTCGCGGTGGATTTGCCGCACCCACGGGACCGGCGCGACCCGTTGCTGGCGCGGCTCAAAGCGCTGGCGTTGACCGAGCTGCAGCGGGCGCATGTGATCTAGGATTTGGGCTGCAGAGCGGC
The sequence above is a segment of the Pseudomonas sp. R76 genome. Coding sequences within it:
- a CDS encoding ABC transporter ATP-binding protein — protein: MSMQPLLDIRVERKNFASTTVLSHVHLALQPREAVSLLGPSGCGKSTLLRIVAGLEKDFQGELRSPEGEVAFVFQEPRLMPWLTVEQNIGFTDDDRYDKAWVAQLIEEVGLKGFAQALPKALSGGMAQRVAIARGLYSRPQVLLLDEPFSAVDAFTRMKLQDLLLQLAEHHAIALLLVTHDVDEALYLSDRVLVMDNRPSSIRQELAVDLPHPRDRRDPLLARLKALALTELQRAHVI